The Flavobacterium sp. M31R6 nucleotide sequence AAGTATGAAAACTAAAAACATATTATTTGTATTAGCATTAAGTATCGGATTATTTGCAACGTCTTGTAATTCTAGTGATTCAAACGAAGGGGACACATTAGCTCCCTTAGAAGGGAAATGGAGTATTGTAAAAGTTGGTACCAATGTTAATGGTGTAGAAACATTAGCTGATCCGCCACAAAACACAGCAGGCTGCAACCATGATTTTATTGATCTAAAGATTAATAATACATTAATTTCAGGAGATTATGATTCTACTGTTAGTGCATGTGCATTAACAACTGTGTCAGGAACTTATTCCAAAGGAGATAGTAAAGTGACAATGGTTGTAAATGGTACAACCACAACTTATGACATCGTTAATCTTACACTTACTGAATTAAAGTTAAAGAATGGCAACGCTATCTCGGTTTACATCAGATAATTCATTTATTAAGGGTTAGATTCTGCATCTTTGAGATGCAATATAAAACGGAAATGGCTTTTTAAAAGCTATTTCCGTTTTTTTATGAATGATAATCAAAGCTAAAAAGGATCAGTACGATTTGTGCTTGCCTAAAATAGTTTTTCAAATTCAGTAGGCATTTTATTTATTGGTTTTATTTTGATGTCTTTGTAGTAAACTTCACCAGCTTCACTTTGCAATTGTATTTTTCCTTCGGTTAAAGGCTGAAATTTTTCACCATCAAAATAACGAGAATTCTGCAAAACCATGACCACTTTACCGTTGATGATGTGAAGACTTTTGCCTTCAAAACAAACCAACTCTATTTCTGTCCAACCATTATTTGGTGTTTCGGCTCTCATTTTTCGCATACAAAACCCAGTATTTTCAGTATGTGTTCCAAACGGAATAAATTGCTGACTTTCATCTGCCACGGCATTCATTCCACCTTCTGGAAGATAGGCTTTAATGTCAATTGCCGCATTTGCAATGTTCCAGTAATCACCAAAATGGCCTTCCATTATTTGAAATTCCTGTGATAACATCCAAGCGCGCCAGTAATCCACACCCGCTTTTCCTTGCGAATGATAGAGCACACCTGCATCCATAAGTTTATCGGTTCTGGGCTCCCATTTTTTAGTTCCAAATTTGACTTTTAGCTTCAAACGGTAGTTTTTGAAACTTTCTTTAGTAAAAACACAACCATAATATTCCCCAGTAACTTTAAGTACGGGTTCGTTGTTTTCCTGAATCACCGTAAACATATTGTTCACATTTTTATTGTAGCCAATAGGTAGGATTTCGTTCCCATTAGCATCTGTTGGAATTTTTCCGGAATAACCGTTCTGGTGTTTGTAACTTAGATACATATCCCATTTGCTAAGGTTGTTGTCCAGTAAATTTATCCAGCCATCTTCGGATGAGTACGTGATTTTAGTTGCAGAGGTCAGGCTAATAAGAAGTGCAAGTGCTATCAGTGTGGCGTATTTTTTCATATAATTGGTTGATAATATGGATAGAGATGATTTCTCAAATCTACTAAATAAAGTCTCAGGCAGGTTATGCTTTTTATTCAAAATCAGATACCATTTCTACATTTTATCTCTCTGTCAAATGATTTGTCAAGCTGAGATTCCTTTTATTGATTGCTTTAGATTTAAATAGAATTAATGTAAACAATAGTTTTGAGTAATAAATCAGAATATATTTTGCAACCTTTGCTCCTCAAAAAACAAATCAATTTTATGAGCAAGACAAAACTAATCATTAATAAAAACGGATCTATAAAAATAGAAGGTGATTTCGAAATTATGGATCAAGAAGGAACTGTTTACGGGCTACAAGGAAGGTCTGCTTTAGGTCTTTGCCGTTGCGGATTATCGGCGAATAAGCCTTTTTGCGATGGAGGACACCGCAATAATTTCGAACACGATTCAAAAGCATTTGATTTGCCCCTAATGAAAACGAACTAAGAGATTCTGTTTATTCGTTAGGATATAAAGAAAGCTGCATTACATAATGCGGCTTTTTTTATATATAAAGTTCACCTCGCATTGTAATAATGGACGAACCTCCAACCAAAATATCATTTTCCCTATTCATGACTTCAATCAGCGAAGGCTGATTTAACTTTACTCCCTGCAGAATTTTGTATTCTTTATTGGGTTGCGTAAACTTCTTTTTTGTCAAAAAACCAATTAACGGTCCTGCAGCTGTTCCTGTTGCAGGGTCTTCATTTATACCGATTAGCGGATTGAAAAATCGGGCTTCGGCTATGTTTTCTTGATCTTGTTTGGAGATTGTAAAACAATAAAATCCTTCAAATCCATATTCTTTTGAAATTTCGATTAAAAGTTTGTTGTCTGGTACACAGTCATTAAGTATTTGACTATTCTTGATTGGTACCATGGTGTGGGCAACCTCAGTTTTAACGATGGTTGGAACAAAGTCACTAACATCCAGATCTTCAATTTTTAAACCAAGTGCCACTGCTATTTTATAAGTTGGTATTTCCTGTTTAATTATAGCGGGTTTTTGATGCATTTGTACAATTGGATATTGCGTAACAGGATCAAAACTTGCTGTTAATTTTATGGGAGAATGCTTCATGATTACAAAACGATCGGTTTCATTTTGTTCATGAAAAATAGGTATTTGTTTTAATAAAGCACCACAAACAGCGCCCAACAAATTGTGTCCCGCTCCCTCTATTTCAATACCTGTAGGTGTAAAGGAACGTACGGTCAATGCTTTGTGCGCTGAGGAATAGTAAACAAAAGAAGTCTCAGAGTAACCAAATTCTTTCGCAATATTCTGATATACCTCTAATTTTAAATTACCGTTTGTAAAAACAACTGACAATGGGTTTCCTTTGTAACTTTTATTCGAAAACACATCCAAAACGTAGTATTCTAATGTAATTCTTTCTTCCATTTTGTGTTTTTTTACTTTTTTTGAACGAATAAAGTTACTACTTGTCAATGAATCAAAGCTATAATATTCCAAATTTTAAGTTTTTCACAACATTTTTCGTTCAAATCTTAAATATATTGCTTTTTTATACCTTAAAATTCTAGTTTTTTCTTGTGTAGAAGTCATAATTCAATGAACCATTACTTTTTTTTATATTTGTAAACTGATTTAAAATAATAGGTTATGGCAAAAGGACCCGAAAAAAACACCAAAAACAAAGCTTTACATACCAAATTACTAAATCGAAAGAAGACTAAACTTCAGGAAGAGAAAAAAGCACAGGCATTGCGTTTGAGAGCTTTAGTTGCAAAAATGAATGAGAAGAAGAACAATAACGAGACGGATAACATATAAATCAATTTGTATTTCTTTTCTGTTTTTATTTAACTGAAATTTGCACCAAAGTATTTAAATAGTAAAAACATGGAATTCGGTAGAATAATAGTTTCAGAAACGGCAATGAACAGTGATAATCTTCAAAATGTGATTCACTCCAATATTTCGGTAATCAATTTAATGCGTGAGGAAGGCGTGAATGACGAATTGATTCACGAAGATGCCCTAATGAGTTATTATCTGGACTATTATTATTCCCAGTATGTTGCGGGTAACTTTGCACATTTTGTGCATCATTCCGGTTGGAATGCTGAGTTAAATGAGCTTATTGAAGAAGGTTTGGCATTGATAGGTGCCTACAAACATTTGGAATTATTCCAACAGCAATCCAAAAAAGTAAAACTGATGAGCAGTGTAAAGCTCAATAAATTTCTAAAAGGAAAATTGGAAGGTGTAAATCCAATAAGAGATTTACTTATCAACGACACCTTTTTTGAAATTGAAGAAAAT carries:
- a CDS encoding lipocalin family protein: MKTKNILFVLALSIGLFATSCNSSDSNEGDTLAPLEGKWSIVKVGTNVNGVETLADPPQNTAGCNHDFIDLKINNTLISGDYDSTVSACALTTVSGTYSKGDSKVTMVVNGTTTTYDIVNLTLTELKLKNGNAISVYIR
- a CDS encoding DUF1080 domain-containing protein, with translation MKKYATLIALALLISLTSATKITYSSEDGWINLLDNNLSKWDMYLSYKHQNGYSGKIPTDANGNEILPIGYNKNVNNMFTVIQENNEPVLKVTGEYYGCVFTKESFKNYRLKLKVKFGTKKWEPRTDKLMDAGVLYHSQGKAGVDYWRAWMLSQEFQIMEGHFGDYWNIANAAIDIKAYLPEGGMNAVADESQQFIPFGTHTENTGFCMRKMRAETPNNGWTEIELVCFEGKSLHIINGKVVMVLQNSRYFDGEKFQPLTEGKIQLQSEAGEVYYKDIKIKPINKMPTEFEKLF
- a CDS encoding CDGSH iron-sulfur domain-containing protein, with amino-acid sequence MSKTKLIINKNGSIKIEGDFEIMDQEGTVYGLQGRSALGLCRCGLSANKPFCDGGHRNNFEHDSKAFDLPLMKTN
- a CDS encoding PhzF family phenazine biosynthesis protein, whose amino-acid sequence is MEERITLEYYVLDVFSNKSYKGNPLSVVFTNGNLKLEVYQNIAKEFGYSETSFVYYSSAHKALTVRSFTPTGIEIEGAGHNLLGAVCGALLKQIPIFHEQNETDRFVIMKHSPIKLTASFDPVTQYPIVQMHQKPAIIKQEIPTYKIAVALGLKIEDLDVSDFVPTIVKTEVAHTMVPIKNSQILNDCVPDNKLLIEISKEYGFEGFYCFTISKQDQENIAEARFFNPLIGINEDPATGTAAGPLIGFLTKKKFTQPNKEYKILQGVKLNQPSLIEVMNRENDILVGGSSIITMRGELYI